Part of the Halomicrobium zhouii genome is shown below.
ACTTCGACGGTCACGAGGGGACCGACGCCATCGTCCTCCACGTCGAGGGGACCGACGACGGCCGCGCACTGGTGGAGACGTGCCGGGACGTCGACACGCCGGTGGTCGCCTACAAGGTCGGCCAGTCCGACGTCGGCGAGTTCGCGGAGTCCCACACCGGCGCTCTCACCGGCGACCACGCGCTGTACGAGGCCGGTTTCGCCCAGTACGGCGTCCCGACGGTCGACGCCACGGACCACCTGCTCGACGCCGCAGCGGCGCTCGGCGACTCACCGACCCCCGACGGCCCGAACGTCGGCGTGGTCACCGCGCAGGCCGGGCCGGGTATCATCATCACGGACCGCATCCAGCGCGCCGGCGGCGTCCTGCCGGAACTGACCGCCGAAACGCGGGACCGGGTCGGGGACATCCTGCCAGGCATCACCTACGCCGACAATCCCGTCGACACGGGTCGGCCGATGCCGGCGTTCGGCGAGATCGTGACCGCCGTCGCCGAGGACGACAACGTCGACGTCGTTCTCGTCTACGAACTGTTCGAGCAGGCGCTTGGCTTCCCCGTCGAGGCACTGGACGGCCTGGCCGAGCGCGTCGACAAGCCGGTCCTGTTCGCCACGGAGGGGATCGAGGCGGACCTCGCCGAGGACAGGGCCGCGCTGGAGGCGGCCGGCGTCCCGGTGTTCGAGACGCCCGAACGGGCCGCAGAGGCTGCCGCTGTCCTCGCGAGGTACGCCAGGTCCCACGGAGAGGGCGTCGACGCGGAGGTGAGCGCCGATGTCTGACCTGATAGCCGACGCACGCGCCGACGGACGACTGACGCTGACCGAAGCGGAGGGGAAGCAGTTACTCGCCGACGCCGGCGTCGCGGTCCCGCCGTTCGAGGTGTGTGCGAGCGCGGACGCGGCCGTCGAGGCGGCGGAATCGATCGGACTCCCGGTCGTCGTCAAGGTGTCCTCCCCGGCGGTCACGCACAAGAGCGAGTGGGCCGACGGCGCGGGCGTCGCGGTCGGACTGGACTCGCCCACCGCCGTCACCGACGCCGCGACCCGGATCTTCGAGGCAGCGGCCGAGCGGGGCCTCGACGTCGACGTCCTCGTCGAGCGGGCACAGGACGTCGACGCGGGGACGGAGGTCATCGTCGGCGGGATCCGCGACCCGTCGTTCGGGCCGGTCGTCCTGACCGGCCTGGGCGGCGTGTTCACCGAGGTCTTCGAGGATACGAGCCACCGCATCGCACCGGTCGATCGACGAGAAGCGCGGGCCGCCATCGAGGAGTTACAGGCCGCGCGCCTGCTGGAGGGCTACCGTGGGAGCGATCCGGTCGACGTCGACGCCCTCGCCGCCGTCGTCGAGGCAGTCGGGGACCTCGTCACCGAGCACGCCATCGCGGAACTGGACGTGAACCCGGTGCTCGCGACCGCCGACGGCGCGGTCGCACTCGACGCACTGGTCGTGCTCGAGGACGGTGCGTGAGGATGTACGAACGCAGCTGGACCGTCCGGTTTTCGGACACTGACCCGTTCGGCATCGCCCACTACCCGCGCATCGTCGACGCGCTGCACGAGACCTCGGACATGTTCATGCAGGAGATCGGGTTCCCGTTCTGGGAAATCTCCCGGGAGGAGGGATACGGGCTCCCACTCGTCGAGATGAACTTCGAGTTCGAGAACCCGGTGGCGGCCGGTGACGACGTCACCGTCGAACTGACGCCCGTACCGGGGACCCGGAGCGTGCGGTTCGAGTACGTCGCGCGCAACGACGGGGAAGTCGCGTTCTGGGGGTACGAACAGCGAGTCTGCGCCCGGACGGACGGCGAGGGGGCGATCGAGCTCCCCGACGACCTCCGCCTGGCGCTCGAGGAGTACGTCGAGGATTGAAGCGTCCAGGTCGGTGGACCGAGCGTTCGTGGCCAGAGCACCGAGCGTTCGCCGGACGGGTGGTCCCGAGGGCTGACGTGACCAGCAGCAGCGGTTCAGCCGGACGATACGCTTAATTGAGTCCCGCTACCACGGATCGATATGGCCGACTTCGAGAACATCTACGCCGAGGCAAACCCGTTCGTCCGAGCGCACTTCGATTGCCCGAGCTGTGGCGGGAAGCTCTGGGAGTACGCGATCCAGGGACAGATGGTCTGCGAGGACTGCCGGTCCGTCTACCCGTCGGACGAGATCTTCTCGGCCCAGGCCGAGGCGTAGTCCCCGTCGCCGTCTCGCCGCCACGACGATATCTCCGTCGCTACCGTCTCGCCGCTCTGATGCGCTCCGCATCAGTACCGAGGCGGCTGTCGGTTGCGGGGGGTCCAGTACACTTATAAAATTCCTGTGTCAACTGTTCACTATGGGACAGCAAGAGCCCGAGGACCTCCTGGAGCTGAGTACCGACACGCGGAGCATCCTCGAGAGACACGACCTCCGGCCCCTGTGGGAGGTCGAGGACGACATGGGCAACGTCTACGACGACCTCCAGGCGAACATCTGGAAGTGGGACGACATCCAGGCCGCCATCGACGGTATCGAGGACGACGTGCCGATCGCCGACCTCCCGCCGGGCTTCCAGCGGCGCGTCGCGGTCCCAATCAACACGGCGCTCGGCAACGCGATCTCGAACACGATCTACGTCGGCGTCCAGACCGTCTCACCCGGCGAGACGGCGCCCGCACACCGGCACGGGGCCAACGCCCTGCGCTTTACGATCGACGGGCACGAGGACATGAAGACGGTCGTCGCGGGTGAGGAGTTCCCGATGCGCGACAACGACCTCGTCACGACGCCCCAGTGGGAGTGGCACGACCACGTCAACGACTCCGACGAGACCGCGGCGTGGCTCGACGTCCTCGACCTGCCGCTCGTGCTCGACTCGCTGAACGCCCGGAACACCTTCGAAAACCACGAGCTCGAACGTCAGCCCGTCACCAAGACGCAGGGGTACTGGGACTCCCAGTACGGTCGCGCTCGCTCCGAGGACGACGCGAAAGCAGATGGCATCCCGGGCCCCTTCGACGGGATCCGCGAGGCGACGCCACCGTACCGGTTCAAGTGGTCGGAGACGCTGGAGACGCTTCGACAGCGGGCCGAAAACGACGAACCGGACCCACACGACGGCTACAGTCTCTCGTACGTCAACCCCGCAGCGGGCAAACCCCCGCTGTTCCCGACCATGTCCTTCCGGGCCCAGCTGCTACAGGACGCGACCGACCCGCACTTCCACAACGCGACAGAGGTCTACTTCGTCATCGAGGGTGAGGGCGCGACCCACGTCGGCGACGAGGCCCTCGAGTGGGGCCAGTGGGATATCTTCGTCGTGCCACCGGACGCCATCCACCACCACGAACCGGACGACGAGGCGATCCTCCTGGGCATGACGGACCGGCCCGTCTTCGAGGCGTTCAACTTCTACGCCGAGGCGGAACCGTCGTAGGCGTCCGCCCGCCGGGGAGGGGCACTGACCGTCGCTCGAACCGCTTCGACAGGTACGCGTGCACCCGACTCCCGAGAACCGTCCATCGGACGGCCGGCGGTCGGTTCGCCGCGCGTTCAGTCGCCGTCGTTCGATTTTCCGTCGATCCCGCCCGCCGTGTCGAGTTGTCCCTCGACGTCACGTACCCGTTGGCGGACCTCGCGAACACGGTCGGCGTGGCGCTCGTTCGCGTCCGTTAGCTCTCCGATCTCGTCGACGACTGCGCGGAGGTCCGTGACGGCGTCTTCGACCATCGTGGTGATCTCCTCGGCGCCGGCGGCCTGCTGGTCGGTCGCCACGCCGATCTCGCTCATCCCGTCGACGGTCTCGTTCGCTGCCGCGGCAATGTCGCCCTGCCTGGCCCGGACGTCCTCGGTCCGCGCGACGGCCCGCTCGACCCGGTCGCCGGTGTGGTCGATGCTCTCGGCCGTCCGGGCGACGATGTCGGTGACCGTCTCGACCGTCTCCTCGATGGCGTCGACCTCCGTCCTGGACTGGTCGGCGAGTTCCTTGATCTCGTCGGCGACCACGCCGAACCCGTCAGCGTCCCCGCCGCTCCGTGCGGCCTCGATGTTGGCGTTCAACGCCAGGATGTTGATCTGGGAGACGATGTCGCTGATCGCGGTGAAGACGTCGGTGATATCGTCGACCTGTCCTTCGAGCGCGCGGCGGTTCCCCTCGAGGTCGTCGGCGAGGTCGGCCACCTCGTCCATCAGTTCGAGCGCGTCGTCGGTGGCCTCGACCGACGCCTCCGCGTGTTCGACCACCCGTTCGCTCTGGTCGGCCACGTCGTCGGTCTGGGCCGCGATCTCTTCGACTGTCGCGCTCAGTGACTCGATCTCCCCGTGGATCGTTTCCAGCGAGTCGACCTTGTCGAGGGCGGTCGACTCGATGTACTGGCTGCTGTCTGCGACTTCCTCCGACGCGTCGAGTAACTCCACCACCGCGGTCTCGACCTCGTCACTGATCCTGGTCTGGGCCGTCTCGACGGCGCGGCGGCTCTCGACGAGTTCCGTGACCTGGGTGATGAGTTCCAGGCTCCCGGCCACCCGTCCGTCAGGTGCGTGGAGCGGCACGGCGGACGCGCGGATGTGCCACCGATTCCCGTCCGGGTCCGTTCCGGTGCGTATCTCCTCCTCGCGGACGGGCTCGTCGGTTCGGACGACCGTCTCCGCGAGCGTTTCCTGGACGTCCTCCGTGCCGACGAGGTCGTGGGCCACCTCGCCGATCGCCTCCTCGCTGGTCAGACCGCCGATGTCCTCGTTCTTCTCGTTCCAGTGTGTGATCTGCCCGTCGTCGTCGACGACGAAGACAGCCTCGGGGAACTCTGCGACGAAGTCCTCGAAGACCCCCCGCCAGAAGTCTCGCTCCCGCCTGAGTCGCTCGGTCTCGTCGACGTCCGTCGGTGAGTCGAATAACCCGTCGCTCCCCGTCCGCGAGGGCGTGCCTGATGAACTCATGCATGCTAGCCACCTCTCGATCCTCTTAACCCTATGTATTAGTTCGAAAACAGACACGGCCGGCCGCGTCGACGTCGCGTTCGACGACCTGCGGGGGAATCGACCGGCTACGACGCCGCGGTGCTCGTGGGGCCGTTAGTTCTGCCCGCCCTTGCTGACGTCTGCCGCCGCGTAGCTGACGTCACGCCCCGTGACGTCGACGGTCATCGAGCCGACGTCCTCGATCTCGGCGTCGATCGTATCGCCGTCAGCGAGTTCGCTGACGCCTTCCGGCGTGCCCGTCGTGACGACGTCGCCCGTCTCGAGGGTCGCTCCCAGCGAGGCGTACTGCACGACGTCGGCGCACGTGTACACCATGTCGCCGGTGTTCTCGTACTGGCGGCGTTCGCCGTTGAGTGCGAGTTCCATCTGGAGGTCCTGCGGGTCGTCGATCTCGTCCGCCGTCGTCACGCACGGGCCGATGACGGTGAACGTGTCGTAGGACTTCCGGTTCGAACGGTCCTGGTCGCCCCGCAGCGAGATGTCCAGCAGGATCGTGTACCCGAAGATGTGGTCCCACGCCTCCGCCGCGGAGACGTCCTTGACGTCGTCTTTCATCACGAACGCCAGTTCGACCTCGTGGTCGGTCCGACGGTCGGAGAACGGCAGTTCGATGCCGTGGTCCGGGCCGACGACGCTGGACGGTGCCTTCAGGAAGTATCCCTTGTCCTTGATCGAGAACCACTCGTCGGTGGTGATGTCCCTGTCGGCGAGCGCTTCCTCGATGTGGTTCTCGTAGTTGAGCGGCGCGGCGATGACCTTCCCGGGGCGCCCGACGGGGGAGCCGAGTTCGACGTCGGCGCGGTCGTGGTCGGGGTCCGCGTCGACGTACTCGCTCGCGTCGTAGTCCCCCTCCATGTACTCGACGAGCGGTTCGTCACCGTCGAGTCCGAGTCGCTCCGTGAGGTCGATGACGCCGGTGCCGTCGGCTGTCAACAGTCCAAGCTGGTCGCCGTCGTAGCGGACGAATCGCATGGGAACACGTGCGGCCGAAGTCCCCATAAATGGTGTTGGTTGCCGGAGATGGGCGGCACCCGGTCACCGACTGTCGGGCCAGTCTGTTCAGCGGACGGCGACCGCGAGTGCCTCGACAGGCGTCGGGGGTGCTTCCCGGTCGCCGTTCGGGAGAATCGTCCCGTCCGCGGTCACGTCCATGTCCGAGAGTTGCGTCCGACAGGACGCACCGGGGGCGACGACCGCATCGGCGTCGCTGGCCGAGATCTGATCGCCGAGACGGTCACCGATGGCCCGACTCATCGCGTGGTGTTCGGCTTCGTACCCGAAGCTCCCGGCCATTCCGCAGCAGCCGGAGTCGAGCGGGTCAACGGCGTAGCCCGCTCGTCGGAGGACCCCGACGGCGTGGTGGTCCTTCTTGGTCGCCTTCTGGTGGCAGTGGCCGTGGTAGGCCAGCGATCGGGCGGGAGCGTCGAAGTCGATCCTCTCGTCGAGACGGAACGCGTCGAGGTACTCGCAGACGCCGTACGTGTTCGCGCTCACTGCCTCGACGGCCGACCCGGTCAGGAGGTCGCGGTAGTCGGACTGGAGCATGACCGCGTCGCTCGGTTCGACCACGACGACGTCCCAGCCGTCCGCGGCCCTCGGCGCGAGCGTGTCCACGGTTTCCCGGGCGGTGTCGCGCGCGGCGTCGAGGAACCCCTTCGAAAAGGCCGGTCGGCCGCTGTCGGTTACCGGTGCGAGATTGACGTGCACTCCCGCGGCCTCCAGGAGCGCCACGGCCGCCTTCCCGACGGCCGGATGGCTGTAGTTCGTGTACGTGTCCGGGAACAGGACGGCCCGGCGCTCGGCGTCGTCCGGGTCGATCTGCGGGCCGCGGTCGGCGAACCAGTCCCGCAAACTCTCGCGCTCGAACGTCGGGAGCGACCTGTCGGTCGCGATGCCGACGGTCCGTTCCAGAACGGTGCGTGCGCCGGGTACCGTCGCGGCCCAGTTCGAGACCGGTGCGAGCGCGCTGCCGACGCGAGCGAGGGTGTCGACGTTCGCGAACAGTCGCTCCCGGAGGCCGGCACCGTGGTCCTGGTGGTGGGCGTGGGTCACCTCCGCTTTGAGCTTCGCCATGTCGACCTCGCTCGGACAGTCGTTCGCGCACCCCTTGCAGCCGATGCACAGGTCCATCACTTCGGTGACGAACTGGTCGTCGGTCGGGTCCTCGGGCAGGTCGCCGCTCATCGCCTGGCGGAGGAGGTTCGCCCGTCCGCGGGTGGACGTGATCTCCTCGTCGGCCGCGCGGAACGTCGGGCACATGACGCCGCCCTCGGACTGGTCGGTCCGACAGCCGGCACAGCCGTGGCACAGTTCGACCATGCCCCGCATGCCGTTCTCGTTGTCCCACTCCAGGGCGGCGTCGAAGCCGGCGTCGAACTCGTAGTCCGGGTCGAACCGGAGGTTCTCGGTCATCGAGACGTCGCCACAGACCTGCCCGGGGTTGAGTCGCCAGTCCGGATCGAAGGCCGTCTTGAGGTCGCGGAACGCCTGCCAGAGCGTCTCCCCGTAGAGTTTCCGGTTCCACTGGGTCCGGGCCCGACCGTCGCCGTGTTCGCCCGAGACGGAGCCGCCCAGTTCCACGACCAGGTCGGTCACCGTCTCGCCGATGGCCGCCATCGCGTCGAGA
Proteins encoded:
- a CDS encoding CoA-binding protein, encoding MTLTAMFDPTAVAVVGASQTKGKVGYEAMVNAAEFDGPAYPVNPSGSGTMFGEPFVDSVADVDDAVDLALLCVPGPAVPDVLDECGAAGVGAAVVYASGFAEAGEDGERLQATVVERANEHGIALLGPNTSGFVVPESSLRCSFASGVDEIPTGNTAVVAQSGGVALVLAFQTRRQGRGVSATVGLGNRANVGFVEAIEYFDGHEGTDAIVLHVEGTDDGRALVETCRDVDTPVVAYKVGQSDVGEFAESHTGALTGDHALYEAGFAQYGVPTVDATDHLLDAAAALGDSPTPDGPNVGVVTAQAGPGIIITDRIQRAGGVLPELTAETRDRVGDILPGITYADNPVDTGRPMPAFGEIVTAVAEDDNVDVVLVYELFEQALGFPVEALDGLAERVDKPVLFATEGIEADLAEDRAALEAAGVPVFETPERAAEAAAVLARYARSHGEGVDAEVSADV
- a CDS encoding acetate--CoA ligase family protein gives rise to the protein MSDLIADARADGRLTLTEAEGKQLLADAGVAVPPFEVCASADAAVEAAESIGLPVVVKVSSPAVTHKSEWADGAGVAVGLDSPTAVTDAATRIFEAAAERGLDVDVLVERAQDVDAGTEVIVGGIRDPSFGPVVLTGLGGVFTEVFEDTSHRIAPVDRREARAAIEELQAARLLEGYRGSDPVDVDALAAVVEAVGDLVTEHAIAELDVNPVLATADGAVALDALVVLEDGA
- a CDS encoding acyl-CoA thioesterase, translated to MYERSWTVRFSDTDPFGIAHYPRIVDALHETSDMFMQEIGFPFWEISREEGYGLPLVEMNFEFENPVAAGDDVTVELTPVPGTRSVRFEYVARNDGEVAFWGYEQRVCARTDGEGAIELPDDLRLALEEYVED
- a CDS encoding Trm112 family protein, with product MADFENIYAEANPFVRAHFDCPSCGGKLWEYAIQGQMVCEDCRSVYPSDEIFSAQAEA
- a CDS encoding cupin domain-containing protein, with protein sequence MGQQEPEDLLELSTDTRSILERHDLRPLWEVEDDMGNVYDDLQANIWKWDDIQAAIDGIEDDVPIADLPPGFQRRVAVPINTALGNAISNTIYVGVQTVSPGETAPAHRHGANALRFTIDGHEDMKTVVAGEEFPMRDNDLVTTPQWEWHDHVNDSDETAAWLDVLDLPLVLDSLNARNTFENHELERQPVTKTQGYWDSQYGRARSEDDAKADGIPGPFDGIREATPPYRFKWSETLETLRQRAENDEPDPHDGYSLSYVNPAAGKPPLFPTMSFRAQLLQDATDPHFHNATEVYFVIEGEGATHVGDEALEWGQWDIFVVPPDAIHHHEPDDEAILLGMTDRPVFEAFNFYAEAEPS
- a CDS encoding methyl-accepting chemotaxis protein, with product MSSSGTPSRTGSDGLFDSPTDVDETERLRRERDFWRGVFEDFVAEFPEAVFVVDDDGQITHWNEKNEDIGGLTSEEAIGEVAHDLVGTEDVQETLAETVVRTDEPVREEEIRTGTDPDGNRWHIRASAVPLHAPDGRVAGSLELITQVTELVESRRAVETAQTRISDEVETAVVELLDASEEVADSSQYIESTALDKVDSLETIHGEIESLSATVEEIAAQTDDVADQSERVVEHAEASVEATDDALELMDEVADLADDLEGNRRALEGQVDDITDVFTAISDIVSQINILALNANIEAARSGGDADGFGVVADEIKELADQSRTEVDAIEETVETVTDIVARTAESIDHTGDRVERAVARTEDVRARQGDIAAAANETVDGMSEIGVATDQQAAGAEEITTMVEDAVTDLRAVVDEIGELTDANERHADRVREVRQRVRDVEGQLDTAGGIDGKSNDGD
- a CDS encoding fumarylacetoacetate hydrolase family protein, which gives rise to MRFVRYDGDQLGLLTADGTGVIDLTERLGLDGDEPLVEYMEGDYDASEYVDADPDHDRADVELGSPVGRPGKVIAAPLNYENHIEEALADRDITTDEWFSIKDKGYFLKAPSSVVGPDHGIELPFSDRRTDHEVELAFVMKDDVKDVSAAEAWDHIFGYTILLDISLRGDQDRSNRKSYDTFTVIGPCVTTADEIDDPQDLQMELALNGERRQYENTGDMVYTCADVVQYASLGATLETGDVVTTGTPEGVSELADGDTIDAEIEDVGSMTVDVTGRDVSYAAADVSKGGQN
- a CDS encoding FAD-binding and (Fe-S)-binding domain-containing protein, giving the protein MPNSDEGAVSDSDGRRVPAATDDRSNYDYVADEVERPDLVAALRRRVDGEVRFDTYTRELYATDASAYEVTPVGVVFPTSTADVAAVVTYCADEGIPVLPRGGGTSLAGQAVNEAVVLDFTRHMDRILGLDRDAETARVQAGTVLADLNDRAAEVGLTFGPDPAAGDRSAVGGAIGNNSTGAHSLVYEKTDHYVEECEVVLADGTVTTLGTERVEDLRARADPESDDLVDRIAAGVVTVVDDHAAAVHERFPDLKRNVSGYNLDRLVAEAEGEYGESGRVNLARLLAGSEGTLAVVTEATVSLEPLPETKAVALLTYDSVVDAVSDVPAVLAHDPAAVELVDDTLIDLAADTSEFADTVAKLPQGTRAALLVEFYADDRSHGRRQVTALRADRVADGADGSDGADEGDDADGRSDTETDEDTETDEERRAFDALVAHDADERAGLWKLRKAGQPILLGRTSDAKHISFLEDCAIPPEHLAEFVTAFQSTLAEHGTSAAFYAHAGPGVLHVRPLVNTKSRTDLDAMAAIGETVTDLVVELGGSVSGEHGDGRARTQWNRKLYGETLWQAFRDLKTAFDPDWRLNPGQVCGDVSMTENLRFDPDYEFDAGFDAALEWDNENGMRGMVELCHGCAGCRTDQSEGGVMCPTFRAADEEITSTRGRANLLRQAMSGDLPEDPTDDQFVTEVMDLCIGCKGCANDCPSEVDMAKLKAEVTHAHHQDHGAGLRERLFANVDTLARVGSALAPVSNWAATVPGARTVLERTVGIATDRSLPTFERESLRDWFADRGPQIDPDDAERRAVLFPDTYTNYSHPAVGKAAVALLEAAGVHVNLAPVTDSGRPAFSKGFLDAARDTARETVDTLAPRAADGWDVVVVEPSDAVMLQSDYRDLLTGSAVEAVSANTYGVCEYLDAFRLDERIDFDAPARSLAYHGHCHQKATKKDHHAVGVLRRAGYAVDPLDSGCCGMAGSFGYEAEHHAMSRAIGDRLGDQISASDADAVVAPGASCRTQLSDMDVTADGTILPNGDREAPPTPVEALAVAVR